In Corvus moneduloides isolate bCorMon1 chromosome 31, bCorMon1.pri, whole genome shotgun sequence, one DNA window encodes the following:
- the LOC116436947 gene encoding LOW QUALITY PROTEIN: serine/threonine-protein kinase PAK 3-like (The sequence of the model RefSeq protein was modified relative to this genomic sequence to represent the inferred CDS: inserted 1 base in 1 codon), giving the protein MIGQVCAAVCTVFSVAYSGYFLTHLTRHLTRGWRHARPLGSPAGSAPPLAPSLAEEEAEEEPNDKKPPSVVHPQPERAEPLSLDARSAVQRAAAPARSAAASTPPHASTSSSSPAQQLETREEQSLRRLRSIVSLGEPRRKYSAFEELGRGGFGAVYKALDASTGQQVAIKKVALQEEMSEELAVNEIVVMRDSRNPNIVTYLDSYLVDGELWLAMEFMDGGTLYDVLGAVYLEEGQIGAVCRECLQGLHFLHSRRVIHRDVKSCNILVSMDGSVKLADFGLCAQLTPERDKCSSSVGTPSWMAPEVVRGEAYGPKVDIWSLGIVGLEMVEGEAPYQREPRLRVLELIERNGAPKLQNPGTXSALLRDFLRCCLQTDEDRRWSAQELLR; this is encoded by the exons ATGATCGGGCAAGTCTGTGCCGCGGTTTGCACGGTTTTTTCTGTGGCGTATTCCGGCTACTTCCTGACCCACCTGACTC GTCACCTCACACGCGGATGGAGACACGCCCGTCCTTTG GGCTCACCAGCAGGGTCAGCACCTCCTCTGGCTCCCTCTCTTGCTGAGGAAGAGGCTGAAGAGGAGCCAAATGACAAGAAGCCTCCATCTGTTGTCCATCCACAGCCTGAACGTGCAGAGCCA CTCTCTCTTGACGCGCGCTCTGCCGTTCAACGCGCCGCTGCACCGGCGCggtctgcagcagccagcactccCCCACATGCCAGCACTTCGtccagcagcccagcccagcagctggagacgagagaggagcagagcctgaggaGACTGA GGAGCATTGTGAGTCTGGGCGAGCCGAGGAGGAAATACTCGGCGTTTGAAGAACTCGGACGAGG gGGTTTTGGAGCTGTTTATAAAGCCCTCGACGCCAGCACAGGACAACAG GTGGCCATCAAGAAAGTGGCGCTTCAAGAGGAGATGTCCGAGGAGCTGGCTGTCAATGAAATCGTGGTCATGAGGGACAGTAGGAACCCCAATATTGTTACCTACTTAGACAG ctACCTGGTCGACGGGGAGCTCTGGCTGGCGATGGAGTTCATGGACGGCGGCACGTTGTATGATGTACTCGGGGCAGTGTACCTCGAGGAAGGACAGATAGGCGCTGTCTGTCGGGAG tGCCTGCAAGGACTGCATTTCCTTCATTCCCGCCGAGTCATCCACAGAGATGTCAAAAGCTGCAACATTCTTGTGAGCATGGACGGATCTGTGAAATTGG CTGACTTTGGCCTCTGTGCTCAGCTCACCCCTGAGCGCGACAAGTGCAGCTCCAGCGTCGGCACTCCCAGCTGGATGGCGCCGGAAGTCGTGAGAGGAGAAGCCTACGGCCCCAAAGTGGACATCTGGTCACTGGGCATCGTGGGGCTGGAAATGGTGGAAGGGGAAGCTCCTTACCAGAGGGAACCCCGTCTCAGG GTTTTAGAACTGATAGAAAGGAACGGGGCCCCAAAACTGCAAAACCCAGGCA ACTCGGCTCTCCTGCGCGACTTTCTCcgctgctgcctgcagacagaTGAGGACAGGCGCTGGTCTGCCCAGGAACTCCTGAggtaa